The following coding sequences lie in one Maribacter forsetii DSM 18668 genomic window:
- a CDS encoding DUF7009 family protein codes for MKIRIKGDSVRFRLTQTEVKSLSQEGEIFDKTNFGPAQFNYGVVLKKDIDHLQVSFKNNAVVLEMPQTDGKVWFSNDIITYDHTMKTTSGNNLYLLLEKDFTCLDNTIEDQSDNYPNPKLS; via the coding sequence ATGAAAATTAGAATAAAAGGTGATTCCGTTCGGTTTCGACTAACCCAAACAGAAGTAAAATCGCTATCTCAAGAAGGAGAAATATTTGATAAAACTAATTTTGGCCCTGCACAATTCAATTACGGCGTGGTATTAAAAAAAGATATTGACCACCTTCAAGTTAGTTTTAAAAACAATGCGGTAGTTTTAGAAATGCCGCAAACAGATGGTAAGGTTTGGTTTAGTAACGATATTATTACTTATGACCATACTATGAAAACAACTTCAGGAAATAATCTTTATCTATTATTAGAAAAAGATTTTACTTGTTTGGATAATACTATAGAAGATCAGTCTGACAATTACCCAAACCCAAAGTTGAGTTAA
- a CDS encoding nucleotidyltransferase family protein, whose protein sequence is MTLLLMAAGSGSRYGKLKQFDDLGPNGEFLMEFAIYDAIQNNFEQIVVITKKENVSFLEEHLSKRIPSNIKLNVLAQELTDLPDGVTFTGERKKPWGTAHAVWTARKVINGPFVVINADDFYGQSAYKKAADFMKTDDSAYALLGYTLKDTLSEHGSVSRGVCEVNGDNLVSVQERLKLVQKENSIVDEDTNLEFTGDEQASMNFWVCRPSIFDKIESEFRIFLKDEDRIANSELYIPLMIQEMLQANEIEVKCIPSGGDWFGVTYASDKEKAMNSLKEKSDSGKYPAPIWK, encoded by the coding sequence ATGACATTACTTTTAATGGCTGCCGGTAGCGGTAGTAGATATGGAAAGCTAAAACAGTTTGATGATTTAGGACCTAATGGTGAGTTTTTAATGGAGTTTGCCATTTACGATGCCATTCAGAATAATTTTGAACAAATTGTAGTTATCACAAAAAAAGAGAACGTTTCTTTTTTAGAGGAGCACCTTTCTAAAAGAATACCAAGCAATATAAAACTAAATGTTCTTGCACAAGAACTTACAGATTTACCTGATGGAGTTACTTTCACTGGTGAGCGCAAGAAACCTTGGGGTACCGCTCATGCAGTATGGACAGCAAGAAAAGTAATTAACGGACCATTTGTTGTAATTAATGCCGATGATTTTTATGGACAATCTGCTTATAAAAAAGCAGCTGATTTCATGAAAACCGATGATAGCGCATATGCACTTTTAGGTTATACACTAAAAGATACGTTGTCTGAACACGGCTCAGTATCAAGAGGTGTTTGTGAAGTAAATGGCGACAATCTGGTTTCTGTACAAGAGCGACTTAAACTTGTACAAAAAGAAAATAGCATTGTAGATGAAGATACCAATCTAGAATTTACCGGTGACGAACAAGCTAGTATGAATTTTTGGGTTTGTAGACCATCTATCTTTGATAAGATCGAATCTGAATTTAGAATATTCTTGAAAGACGAAGACCGCATAGCAAATAGCGAGTTATATATTCCTCTAATGATACAAGAAATGTTACAGGCAAATGAAATTGAAGTGAAATGTATTCCTTCTGGTGGAGATTGGTTTGGTGTAACTTATGCAAGTGATAAAGAAAAAGCAATGAACAGCTTAAAAGAAAAATCGGATTCAGGTAAATACCCTGCTCCTATTTGGAAATAA
- a CDS encoding Gfo/Idh/MocA family protein, whose amino-acid sequence MATRRNFIRSTSLAGMGLFAVPGFAHNSFSAADKLNVGLIGVGLRGTNHLQNLLLRKDVNVTAICDVDEERIKIANKHIADAKGKRPKVFGANEHDYKNLLALQEVDAVIIATPWLWHTRMTVDAMEAGKYAGVEVSASNTLEECWDLVNTHERTGTHMMILENVNYRRDVLAVLNMVKQNVFGEMVHYRCGYQHDLRHVKFNDGKTAYGKGVEFGEKGISESKWRTEHSVKRNADVYPTHGLGPVAVMADVNRGNRFMSMTSHASKSIGLHNYIVKEGGEEHPNAKVKFKQGDVITSTINTANGETIIITHDCNLPRPYSLGFRAQGANGLWEVDGSRIYVEGKSEPHQWDDAQSWLDTYDHPLWEKYGEYALNAGHGGMDFFVLNSFVESAKQNIAPPLDAYDAAAWSAVTPLSEVSIANNGEPQDFPDFTRGLWMKRKPYEWMKETF is encoded by the coding sequence ATGGCCACAAGAAGAAATTTTATTAGAAGTACATCATTGGCAGGTATGGGACTATTTGCAGTGCCAGGTTTTGCACATAATAGTTTTAGCGCTGCAGATAAATTGAATGTTGGTTTAATTGGTGTAGGGTTGAGAGGAACCAACCATTTGCAGAATTTATTGCTTAGAAAAGATGTAAATGTCACTGCAATTTGTGATGTGGACGAAGAGAGAATAAAAATTGCCAATAAACATATAGCTGATGCAAAGGGCAAGCGTCCAAAAGTATTTGGTGCAAATGAACATGATTATAAGAATCTATTGGCTTTACAAGAGGTTGACGCCGTAATCATTGCTACACCTTGGTTATGGCACACACGCATGACGGTAGATGCTATGGAAGCGGGTAAATATGCAGGAGTAGAGGTTTCTGCCTCTAATACGCTAGAAGAGTGTTGGGATTTGGTAAATACCCATGAGCGCACCGGTACGCATATGATGATCTTAGAAAATGTGAATTACCGTAGAGATGTGTTAGCGGTGTTGAATATGGTGAAACAAAACGTATTTGGTGAAATGGTGCATTACAGATGTGGCTATCAGCACGATTTACGACACGTAAAATTCAATGATGGTAAAACGGCTTATGGTAAGGGTGTTGAATTTGGTGAAAAAGGAATATCGGAATCTAAATGGCGTACAGAGCATTCCGTAAAAAGAAATGCAGATGTATACCCAACTCATGGTTTGGGTCCTGTAGCCGTAATGGCAGATGTTAATCGCGGTAATCGGTTTATGTCAATGACCTCGCATGCATCAAAAAGTATTGGGCTACACAATTACATTGTAAAAGAAGGAGGAGAAGAGCACCCTAATGCAAAAGTAAAGTTTAAGCAGGGCGATGTAATTACTTCAACCATTAATACCGCAAATGGAGAAACCATTATTATTACCCATGATTGTAACCTACCTAGACCTTATTCTTTAGGATTTCGTGCGCAAGGTGCAAACGGACTCTGGGAAGTTGATGGTAGCAGAATTTATGTGGAAGGGAAATCTGAACCACATCAATGGGATGATGCGCAATCTTGGTTAGATACATATGACCACCCGCTCTGGGAAAAATACGGGGAATATGCATTAAATGCAGGGCATGGCGGAATGGACTTTTTTGTATTGAACTCCTTCGTAGAATCTGCTAAGCAGAATATTGCTCCACCTTTAGATGCTTATGATGCTGCGGCATGGAGTGCGGTAACACCGCTTTCAGAAGTTTCTATTGCCAATAACGGTGAGCCTCAGGATTTTCCAGATTTTACTCGAGGCCTTTGGATGAAAAGAAAACCTTATGAATGGATGAAGGAAACGTTTTAG
- a CDS encoding AEC family transporter: MDFALQKTLELILIIGIGVLLQKKVAKQDLKGVKVLILSVALPATIFVALLKIELNGTLLVFPLAALTFNLLMLLATKYFLAASLHKEEKSKKRTLMMLLPSTAPGLSCFPFIVTYLGDDTLALAALADIGNKIFVLILLYMLAMHWYRKNAVIEKQESSSAKLKGLFISLINEPINIVIVVGLLMLGFGLNLSSLPSFFQNTALSIKDLMTPLVLLFIGMAVRINKGEFKLIISMLFRRMGLAFLLSGLFAYAIPALTPAMILLLVVFPQSACSFWPFAHMSAIQSMEGKDKQPNPTFDVNFGLNILACSLPFSTLLIIGIFSFSDYFINPITLLGLGALILAISFAPDILKANSFRTDRERKITRNSLRKKVKLTIAKDNYENKNSLNDAKAS, from the coding sequence ATGGATTTTGCATTACAAAAAACCCTTGAGTTAATTCTTATAATTGGCATTGGGGTGTTATTACAAAAGAAGGTTGCAAAGCAAGATTTAAAAGGTGTTAAGGTCCTTATTTTAAGTGTGGCCCTACCAGCGACTATTTTTGTAGCCCTTTTAAAAATAGAACTTAACGGAACCTTATTGGTTTTTCCGCTAGCAGCCTTAACATTTAACCTTCTCATGTTATTGGCAACCAAATACTTTTTGGCAGCATCATTACACAAAGAAGAAAAAAGTAAAAAACGGACCTTGATGATGCTTTTACCATCTACCGCACCCGGTCTTTCCTGTTTTCCATTTATTGTAACTTACTTAGGTGACGACACTTTGGCACTGGCCGCACTCGCAGATATTGGAAATAAAATATTTGTTTTGATTTTACTTTATATGTTAGCCATGCACTGGTATAGAAAAAACGCTGTTATAGAAAAACAAGAATCTTCTTCTGCCAAGTTAAAAGGTCTATTTATATCATTGATCAATGAACCTATAAATATTGTAATCGTAGTAGGTTTATTGATGTTAGGCTTTGGACTAAACCTCTCTTCACTACCATCATTTTTTCAAAATACAGCGTTGAGCATTAAAGATCTAATGACACCGTTAGTACTACTATTTATTGGTATGGCGGTTAGAATCAATAAAGGAGAGTTCAAACTGATCATTTCTATGCTGTTTCGTAGAATGGGACTTGCCTTTTTATTGAGCGGTCTTTTTGCATATGCCATACCTGCATTGACACCGGCAATGATATTATTATTAGTTGTATTTCCTCAAAGTGCCTGTAGCTTTTGGCCATTTGCACATATGAGTGCCATACAGTCAATGGAGGGGAAAGATAAACAACCCAACCCAACTTTCGATGTTAACTTCGGATTGAATATTTTGGCATGCTCCCTACCTTTTTCCACCTTGTTGATTATAGGGATATTTTCGTTTAGCGATTACTTTATAAATCCAATAACTTTACTTGGTTTAGGCGCTCTTATTTTAGCAATTTCCTTTGCTCCAGATATACTTAAAGCTAACAGTTTCAGAACAGACAGAGAGCGAAAAATTACCCGTAATTCTCTAAGAAAAAAAGTAAAATTAACGATTGCCAAAGACAACTACGAAAACAAAAATTCTTTGAACGACGCCAAGGCAAGCTAA
- a CDS encoding pyridoxal phosphate-dependent aminotransferase, translating to MKTSVNRRDWLKKGVLTAAGVMAAPYLTYGAFPSQPITVDAKGNIPYTPFFKEYLPYSPTKPLELAAKLNANENPYGPSPMAVSAMQEYAPKGNRYAWKELYQLMDKIAVEEGVKQENIMMGPGSSDLLEKTAMVFFQNGGNIVSADPAYMSLIKVAEATGATWKPIPLKKDWSHDLAAMEAAVDDETKLVYICNPNNPTGSMTDHTELIDFCSRVSEKTPIFVDEAYLGFLDDAAKKSMVSLINQGKNVIIARTFSKIQGMAGLRVGYVVAQPETLNIIQKITRGGMGISLPSVYAAMASMDDTVFKDKSRKLNKECREYVYENLDRLGFEYVPSSTSFIIFPIQMDGKPFLEKMTAEGVGVRAFEIYGKNWCRVSMGTMDEMKLFTTALEKVLV from the coding sequence ATGAAAACATCAGTAAACAGAAGAGATTGGCTTAAAAAAGGAGTACTTACCGCAGCAGGTGTAATGGCAGCACCTTATTTAACCTATGGTGCGTTCCCGTCGCAACCTATAACAGTAGATGCGAAAGGAAATATACCTTACACTCCGTTTTTTAAAGAGTACCTACCCTATTCACCAACGAAACCTTTAGAGCTTGCAGCAAAACTGAATGCGAACGAAAATCCATACGGACCCTCACCAATGGCTGTCTCTGCAATGCAGGAATATGCACCAAAAGGGAACAGATATGCTTGGAAAGAGTTGTATCAACTTATGGATAAGATCGCTGTAGAAGAGGGTGTAAAGCAAGAGAATATTATGATGGGACCTGGGTCTTCCGATCTATTGGAGAAAACAGCGATGGTATTCTTCCAAAATGGAGGGAACATTGTTTCTGCAGACCCAGCATACATGTCGCTAATCAAAGTTGCAGAAGCAACAGGAGCAACATGGAAACCGATTCCTCTAAAAAAAGATTGGTCTCATGATTTAGCAGCGATGGAAGCTGCTGTTGATGACGAGACTAAATTAGTATACATCTGTAACCCAAATAACCCAACAGGTAGTATGACCGACCATACAGAACTGATTGATTTCTGTTCTCGTGTATCTGAAAAGACTCCAATTTTTGTTGATGAGGCATATTTAGGTTTTTTAGACGATGCAGCTAAAAAGAGTATGGTATCACTTATCAACCAAGGTAAAAATGTAATCATTGCGCGTACGTTCTCTAAAATACAAGGTATGGCAGGTTTACGTGTCGGCTATGTAGTTGCCCAACCGGAAACATTAAATATTATACAAAAAATCACCCGTGGCGGCATGGGTATTTCCTTACCATCAGTATATGCCGCAATGGCAAGTATGGATGACACTGTCTTTAAAGACAAATCTAGAAAACTGAACAAAGAATGTAGGGAATATGTTTATGAAAACCTTGATCGCCTAGGTTTTGAATATGTGCCCTCGTCTACCAGTTTTATCATCTTCCCCATACAAATGGACGGAAAGCCGTTTTTAGAAAAAATGACTGCGGAAGGTGTTGGTGTACGAGCTTTTGAAATCTACGGAAAAAACTGGTGTCGAGTTAGTATGGGTACTATGGATGAGATGAAGTTATTTACGACCGCACTTGAAAAAGTGCTCGTTTAA
- a CDS encoding Lrp/AsnC family transcriptional regulator: MRNKLDQVDFNILNILAENAQTPYTDVAKKLIVSPGTVHMRMRKMREMGLITGATLSLDYAKMGWKMTIFLGIFLSEISLFKKVMARLNEIEEVVKIHHVTGKYDVFIKMHARDSFHYKQVYQDEILSISGIRGIESFISIEENLERHIQFVEVEED, translated from the coding sequence ATGAGAAACAAATTAGATCAGGTTGATTTTAATATTTTAAACATTTTAGCTGAAAATGCACAAACACCATATACGGATGTAGCCAAGAAATTGATTGTGTCTCCGGGAACGGTACATATGCGAATGCGAAAGATGAGAGAAATGGGATTAATTACTGGCGCTACTTTAAGTTTAGACTATGCTAAAATGGGTTGGAAAATGACTATTTTCTTAGGTATTTTTTTAAGTGAAATAAGTCTTTTCAAAAAAGTTATGGCGAGGTTGAACGAGATTGAAGAAGTAGTGAAAATACACCACGTAACCGGAAAATACGATGTATTCATAAAGATGCATGCAAGAGATAGCTTTCACTACAAGCAGGTGTATCAAGATGAAATTCTTAGCATTTCTGGAATACGTGGTATAGAATCTTTTATTTCTATAGAAGAGAATTTAGAACGCCATATTCAATTCGTAGAGGTTGAAGAAGATTAA